From Medicago truncatula cultivar Jemalong A17 chromosome 7, MtrunA17r5.0-ANR, whole genome shotgun sequence, a single genomic window includes:
- the LOC11424482 gene encoding E3 ubiquitin-protein ligase ATL6 → MEEDEEEEEEEVAQGLDESVIKAIPSFIYTTAKSEQEEEFRAECAVCLEEFQDNNHIRTLPICSHTFHLNCIDVWLRSNASCPVCRSCLVEEDYLTKCSNASSSQRTLSLERMVVIDIPATTSPS, encoded by the coding sequence ATGGAGGAGgatgaagaggaagaggaagaggaggtTGCACAGGGCTTAGACGAGTCTGTTATAAAAGCTATTCCGTCTTTCATCTACACCACCGCAAAGtctgaacaagaagaagaatttCGTGCtgagtgtgcagtttgcttggAGGAGTTCCAAGATAATAATCACATCCGTACCCTCCCTATTTGCTCTCACACTTTCCATCTCAATTGCATTGACGTTTGGCTCCGTTCAAACGCTAGCTGTCCTGTATGTCGCTCCTGTCTTGTTGAGGAGGACTATCTGACCAAATGCTCTAATGCATCTAGTTCCCAGCGGACCTTGTCGTTGGAGAGAATGGTCGTCATCGACATCCCTGCCACCACATCACCATCGTAG